The following coding sequences lie in one Alicyclobacillus curvatus genomic window:
- a CDS encoding sugar ABC transporter permease, producing the protein MTIDSELAIGSGDPMPPDVARTGPSPTGSLETDQSRTESGGTGLPRTGAREADPGRTGPPRTGKRDTDLGRTVPPRTAAREADPGRAVRMEKRRKSLRDIGLAVVFLTPALVFLLAFVYVPSVMALVLAFFHYKLGGVGTTWAGISNFTDALQLNVFRKALVNTFYYAGMMVPGTIILSVGLALLINKATRMYAFIRTLVLIPYVTPAVGTAIGWLWIFNPTYGLANGLLHWLGLPTSQWLQSPRMAMPSIAIYSLWHGVGFDVVIVMSAISSLPQGVLEAASVDGANAWRRFWRVTLPLISPTIFFLVIVTTIGTLQSFSQIYALSGASGGPEYSTTTLLFLIYETAFTYNHISYASAMAVLLVILILAFTLIQRWMGKRLVFYQ; encoded by the coding sequence ATGACCATCGATAGCGAACTGGCAATCGGTTCGGGCGATCCGATGCCACCGGATGTGGCCCGCACGGGGCCGAGCCCGACAGGGTCGCTCGAAACCGACCAGAGTAGGACAGAGTCGGGCGGAACGGGGTTGCCCAGAACGGGGGCACGCGAGGCGGACCCGGGTAGGACGGGGCCGCCCAGAACGGGGAAACGCGATACGGACCTGGGCAGGACGGTACCGCCCAGAACAGCGGCACGCGAGGCGGACCCAGGCAGGGCGGTACGGATGGAGAAGCGCAGAAAGTCACTGCGCGACATCGGGCTGGCGGTGGTTTTTCTCACACCAGCGCTCGTCTTCCTACTGGCTTTCGTCTATGTGCCTTCCGTCATGGCTCTGGTGCTGGCGTTTTTTCATTACAAACTTGGCGGAGTCGGAACAACGTGGGCTGGCATCAGCAATTTCACGGATGCGCTGCAACTGAACGTATTTCGTAAGGCGCTTGTCAACACATTCTATTATGCAGGGATGATGGTGCCAGGAACCATCATCCTCTCCGTAGGACTGGCACTGCTCATCAACAAGGCGACGCGGATGTATGCGTTCATTCGGACACTCGTGCTCATCCCGTACGTGACCCCGGCCGTAGGCACGGCAATTGGCTGGTTATGGATTTTCAACCCTACGTACGGACTGGCAAACGGGCTCTTGCACTGGCTCGGTTTGCCGACGTCGCAGTGGCTGCAGTCGCCGCGCATGGCCATGCCTTCCATCGCCATCTACTCGCTTTGGCACGGCGTTGGGTTTGATGTGGTGATTGTAATGTCTGCAATTTCGAGCCTGCCGCAAGGTGTTCTGGAGGCTGCAAGTGTCGACGGTGCGAACGCCTGGCGCCGCTTTTGGCGCGTGACGTTGCCTCTGATTTCGCCGACCATCTTCTTTCTGGTGATTGTCACCACCATCGGCACGCTTCAGAGCTTTTCGCAGATATACGCCCTTTCCGGTGCATCGGGGGGACCGGAATACAGTACAACGACGCTGCTGTTTCTGATTTACGAGACGGCCTTCACGTACAACCACATCTCTTATGCATCCGCAATGGCGGTTCTCCTCGTGATTCTGATTCTGGCATTCACCTTAATACAGCGTTGGATGGGAAAGCGTTTGGTGTTTTACCAGTGA
- a CDS encoding extracellular solute-binding protein produces the protein MRLRTTKTTKRAMADTAANHTKAVRATKKTFFGVAGSAIVLTSLLSGCGAGQTQGTAAAQTQGSNSSSGSGSSNSGSANSSNGAAGSAGAAQSGNSGSATDITFWAGHSSGTLYKALVAETATFNQQHPNIHVTFVAEGATKKGMAAFLAHKSPNVGMISTYAAQKFANAGAIVDLGPYISASGGLSQSQIQSDYFPVIWHDMQATGGHQYIMPLEKKSAVVIFYNGTLFQKVGITSAPKTWNDVWSDARKITALGGKYHGIAWTPSLQQYFVMTMDNGGQVFTDASQSKFNLVNPAAEQTLTTLRDLVKSGDIVIGKGYEYQQDFGTGDIGLLIDASAGYTYDKGSVGGKFPFDAASAPIGSAGKAYNWINGASVAMFNTGTTAQKNAAWTFIKYLSGPANNTYWNEHTNYLPLGPTGQQQMQSFYQSKPGWAASYSNSKYWMMKPTNPNWSAAKTAMENDFSKALLGQESVTQALQNMTAQGNQYLAGQGRL, from the coding sequence ATGAGGCTAAGGACGACCAAAACAACAAAGAGGGCGATGGCAGACACTGCGGCCAACCATACCAAGGCAGTCCGCGCGACCAAAAAGACCTTCTTCGGCGTTGCTGGCAGTGCCATCGTGTTGACATCTCTGCTGTCCGGTTGCGGTGCGGGACAGACCCAAGGCACGGCTGCGGCGCAAACGCAAGGCTCCAACTCGAGCTCAGGCAGTGGCAGTTCCAATTCGGGGTCGGCGAACTCTAGTAACGGCGCGGCAGGATCGGCTGGGGCAGCGCAATCAGGAAATTCAGGCTCAGCAACGGACATCACCTTTTGGGCGGGTCACAGCAGCGGTACCTTGTATAAGGCGCTCGTTGCGGAGACGGCGACGTTCAACCAGCAGCACCCGAACATCCACGTCACCTTTGTTGCTGAGGGCGCCACGAAGAAAGGCATGGCCGCATTTCTGGCGCACAAGTCCCCGAATGTAGGAATGATTTCAACGTACGCGGCGCAAAAGTTTGCGAACGCCGGGGCCATCGTGGATTTGGGGCCGTATATATCGGCATCTGGCGGGCTTAGTCAAAGTCAGATACAGAGTGACTACTTCCCGGTCATTTGGCACGACATGCAAGCGACAGGCGGTCATCAGTACATCATGCCACTTGAGAAAAAGTCGGCCGTGGTGATTTTCTACAATGGCACTCTGTTTCAGAAAGTCGGCATCACAAGCGCCCCGAAGACGTGGAACGACGTCTGGAGTGACGCGAGGAAAATAACAGCCCTCGGGGGCAAATACCATGGCATCGCTTGGACGCCATCGCTTCAACAGTACTTCGTGATGACGATGGATAACGGCGGCCAGGTGTTCACGGACGCGTCGCAGTCGAAGTTCAACCTCGTCAACCCCGCCGCGGAGCAAACCCTCACGACGCTGCGAGATTTGGTGAAGAGCGGGGACATCGTTATCGGCAAAGGGTATGAATATCAACAGGACTTTGGGACCGGCGACATCGGCCTCCTCATTGACGCGTCGGCGGGTTACACATACGATAAGGGATCCGTTGGCGGCAAGTTCCCCTTTGATGCGGCTTCGGCGCCAATCGGATCGGCTGGGAAGGCGTACAACTGGATCAACGGCGCCTCAGTAGCCATGTTCAACACCGGCACCACGGCACAGAAGAACGCTGCCTGGACGTTCATTAAATACCTCTCCGGCCCCGCCAACAACACGTATTGGAACGAACACACCAATTACCTTCCCCTCGGTCCGACGGGCCAGCAACAAATGCAGAGTTTTTATCAATCGAAGCCAGGTTGGGCCGCCTCCTATTCCAATTCGAAATACTGGATGATGAAGCCGACAAACCCAAACTGGAGCGCAGCCAAGACCGCGATGGAAAATGATTTCTCCAAAGCGCTGCTCGGTCAGGAATCGGTGACGCAGGCACTGCAGAATATGACTGCGCAAGGCAATCAATATCTCGCTGGTCAAGGCAGGTTGTAA
- the tnpA gene encoding IS200/IS605 family transposase, with protein sequence MSRDVDSNHNITFDCKYHVVFCPKYRRKVLVEPIDARLKVLLSEKATDIQAEIVEMEIMPDHVHLLIKCDPQYGIHKVVKHLKGYTSKILRDEFKSLKSRLPSLWTNSYFVATVGTVQLDVIKKYIEAQKSR encoded by the coding sequence ATGAGTAGAGATGTTGATTCAAACCACAATATCACGTTCGACTGTAAATACCATGTTGTCTTTTGTCCGAAATATCGCCGTAAAGTGCTTGTTGAACCCATTGACGCGAGGTTAAAGGTGTTGCTTTCGGAAAAGGCAACAGACATTCAGGCTGAAATTGTTGAGATGGAAATCATGCCTGACCATGTTCACCTTCTCATCAAGTGCGATCCGCAATACGGCATTCACAAAGTCGTTAAACACCTCAAGGGATATACGTCCAAAATCCTACGCGATGAATTCAAATCTCTAAAGAGTCGATTGCCTTCACTGTGGACGAATTCCTATTTTGTCGCCACGGTGGGCACGGTTCAACTGGACGTAATCAAGAAGTATATCGAAGCGCAGAAATCGAGATGA
- a CDS encoding transposase, protein MRKAYKYRIYPTKEQEEKIQFTLERCRLLYNRLLDERRFAYETDKTTLNYYDQANTLNERKKYIPALKQVHSQVLQDVVKRLDKAFQAFFRRMKAGETPGYPRFKSAGRYDSFTYPQSGYSIRGNQLTLSKIGEVKMKLHRQPQGEIKTCTVMVKNGKYYASLSCEVEPNTLPESKGTVGIDLGVKHLAITSDGEFYEHPKFLRKSERTLHRKQRSVSRKKKGSARRRKTIRELARMHEHIANQRRDHAHKVSRKLVNGYGLIAFENLNVQGMVKNHHLAKSIVDASWNQLVQYTTYKAEEAGRRVVLVDPKNTSQLCSNCGEIVPKRLSERVHRCDHCGYVQDRDVNAAQNILKRALA, encoded by the coding sequence ATGCGAAAAGCGTACAAGTACAGAATTTACCCCACGAAAGAACAAGAAGAGAAAATACAGTTCACTTTAGAACGCTGTCGCCTGCTCTACAATCGCCTGCTAGACGAGCGGCGGTTTGCCTATGAAACGGACAAGACCACACTGAATTACTACGATCAGGCAAATACGCTGAATGAGCGCAAGAAGTACATTCCAGCGTTAAAACAGGTTCACTCGCAGGTGTTGCAAGATGTGGTGAAACGACTGGACAAAGCGTTTCAAGCCTTCTTTCGTCGCATGAAGGCAGGAGAGACACCGGGCTATCCGCGTTTTAAATCAGCAGGGCGATATGACTCTTTTACGTACCCACAGAGTGGCTATTCCATCCGTGGTAATCAATTAACACTCTCGAAGATTGGCGAAGTAAAAATGAAACTCCATCGCCAGCCGCAAGGGGAAATCAAAACTTGTACTGTCATGGTGAAAAACGGGAAGTATTACGCCAGTCTGTCGTGTGAAGTGGAGCCGAATACGTTGCCAGAGTCCAAAGGAACCGTTGGGATCGATCTTGGTGTCAAGCATCTTGCCATCACGTCTGATGGGGAGTTTTACGAACATCCGAAGTTCCTGCGTAAATCTGAACGGACATTGCACAGAAAACAACGATCAGTATCACGCAAGAAGAAGGGGTCTGCTCGTCGTCGCAAAACCATCAGAGAACTGGCGAGAATGCATGAGCATATCGCGAATCAACGCAGGGACCACGCGCACAAAGTGTCTCGAAAACTGGTCAATGGCTACGGACTCATTGCTTTTGAAAATCTGAACGTGCAAGGAATGGTGAAAAATCACCACCTTGCCAAAAGCATCGTTGATGCGTCTTGGAATCAACTTGTACAGTACACCACGTACAAAGCGGAAGAAGCTGGTCGTCGTGTCGTACTGGTCGATCCCAAAAACACAAGTCAACTCTGCTCGAATTGCGGGGAAATCGTTCCAAAAAGGCTGTCTGAGCGTGTGCACAGGTGCGACCATTGTGGCTATGTTCAGGATCGGGACGTAAACGCCGCACAAAACATCTTGAAACGTGCGTTAGCCTAG
- a CDS encoding MFS transporter, producing MSKNQSVVEALNEAPLGLFHLRAVVTAGLGFFTDAYDLFIIGAALALIKTQWHLSSTEVGWVGSATLIATFVGAFVFGRLADVYGRKKLYGWEAAIMAVGAILSAFSPNVMWLIIFRVFMGIGIGGDYPTSAVIMSEFSNTRDRGKTVGMVFSMQALGTIVGPVVAIALIGSGVPAHIAWRLMLGLGAIPALFVIYLRRTLPESPRYLAQVQGREEEAARSIRQYSNGVVAAEGSSSRVERMTFGRFLSTPKYLLMLLGTAGTWFVFDYAYYGNTISTNAILKLVSPHMSLLQSESLSLIIFAVAAVPGYVLAFLSMDRIGHKRLQIIGFALMGLMFLLIGVVPGVAGHIVPFIIMYGISYFFAEFGPNTTTFVMAAELYPVSMRTTGHGMSAGIAKIGAFIGVFVFPILSHALGLKGTLDITFAFSLVGMLLTLVLPEPARKSMESLSHQSQTSSTHLQSASTSA from the coding sequence ATGTCCAAAAACCAAAGTGTTGTGGAAGCGCTCAACGAGGCACCGCTCGGACTGTTTCATCTGCGGGCCGTCGTCACAGCAGGACTGGGATTTTTCACAGATGCGTACGACCTATTCATCATCGGTGCGGCATTGGCTCTCATCAAAACGCAGTGGCACTTGTCGAGTACGGAAGTTGGCTGGGTCGGCAGCGCGACCTTAATCGCCACGTTTGTCGGCGCCTTCGTGTTTGGACGGCTGGCAGACGTCTACGGTCGCAAGAAGCTTTACGGCTGGGAAGCTGCCATCATGGCAGTTGGCGCCATCCTCTCGGCGTTTTCTCCGAATGTGATGTGGCTGATTATTTTCCGCGTGTTCATGGGTATTGGCATCGGCGGCGACTACCCCACGAGCGCGGTCATCATGTCCGAGTTCTCAAACACGAGAGACCGAGGCAAGACGGTCGGCATGGTCTTTTCGATGCAAGCCCTCGGTACCATCGTGGGGCCGGTTGTGGCGATAGCGCTCATCGGATCGGGCGTCCCAGCTCACATTGCCTGGCGCCTGATGCTCGGACTGGGCGCGATTCCTGCGTTGTTCGTGATTTATCTGCGCCGGACACTTCCGGAGTCTCCGCGTTATCTGGCTCAGGTTCAGGGACGAGAAGAAGAGGCAGCAAGGAGCATTCGACAGTACTCAAATGGAGTGGTCGCGGCGGAGGGAAGCTCTTCGCGGGTTGAGCGGATGACTTTTGGACGGTTCCTCTCCACCCCGAAATATCTGCTGATGCTGCTCGGTACGGCGGGGACATGGTTCGTCTTTGACTATGCCTACTACGGCAACACCATTTCCACCAACGCGATTTTAAAGCTTGTTTCACCGCACATGTCACTGCTGCAATCGGAGTCACTTTCTCTCATCATCTTCGCCGTGGCGGCGGTGCCTGGTTACGTCCTCGCCTTCCTGTCGATGGATAGGATTGGCCATAAGCGACTGCAGATAATCGGCTTCGCGCTGATGGGTCTGATGTTTCTGCTCATCGGTGTGGTCCCAGGCGTGGCGGGCCACATTGTGCCGTTTATCATCATGTACGGCATCAGCTACTTTTTCGCCGAGTTTGGGCCGAACACCACAACGTTTGTGATGGCGGCAGAGCTCTACCCCGTGTCGATGCGGACGACGGGGCATGGGATGTCGGCGGGGATCGCGAAGATTGGTGCCTTCATCGGCGTGTTTGTCTTCCCGATTCTCAGCCATGCGCTCGGCTTGAAAGGCACCCTCGACATCACGTTTGCATTTTCGCTGGTCGGTATGCTGCTGACGCTGGTATTGCCCGAACCGGCAAGGAAGTCCATGGAGAGCCTATCTCACCAGTCCCAAACGTCTTCCACGCACCTCCAATCCGCTTCGACGAGTGCGTGA
- a CDS encoding endo alpha-1,4 polygalactosaminidase — MSREAFKSIKKFAVYYGPKNIMALGNYDCVIIEPSRFSDEDIILLKERGALVIAYVTVMEIGPIHKDHWAALREEDFLHRDGKRIEKVEYNTFLLDLTSARWRALLHQEVGKLLAHRGFDGILLDTIGDVEDYGLPDSARQIEAAGEIVAGLRRWFPKAIIIQNNGLEALCLHTAPYLDGITWENPPISQKPSRTWVKLIADRLDSLSKAHGVTIMTLYDRAENLPRKEWIRCRRFADEHGYLSYFAPTHYLSLL; from the coding sequence ATGAGCCGCGAAGCGTTTAAAAGTATCAAGAAGTTTGCAGTCTACTACGGACCCAAAAATATCATGGCGCTTGGAAACTACGACTGCGTCATTATTGAACCGAGCAGGTTTTCCGACGAGGACATCATTCTTCTCAAGGAACGCGGTGCCCTTGTCATCGCTTATGTGACGGTCATGGAGATTGGCCCCATCCACAAGGATCACTGGGCCGCCCTGCGAGAAGAAGACTTTCTGCACAGGGATGGAAAGCGGATCGAGAAGGTAGAGTACAATACGTTTCTCCTCGACTTGACGTCTGCCCGTTGGCGGGCACTGCTACATCAGGAAGTTGGAAAACTGTTGGCACATCGAGGGTTTGACGGCATTCTGTTAGACACTATCGGTGACGTCGAAGACTATGGATTGCCAGACAGCGCCAGGCAGATTGAAGCCGCCGGCGAAATTGTTGCTGGGCTGAGACGGTGGTTCCCGAAGGCCATCATCATCCAGAATAATGGACTGGAAGCTCTCTGTTTGCACACAGCCCCGTATTTGGATGGCATCACATGGGAGAACCCCCCCATTTCTCAGAAACCAAGCCGCACATGGGTGAAGCTGATTGCGGATAGACTTGACTCGCTTTCGAAGGCACACGGGGTCACTATTATGACGTTGTATGATCGCGCGGAGAACCTGCCGAGAAAAGAGTGGATCCGCTGCCGCCGCTTCGCGGATGAACACGGCTATTTGAGCTACTTCGCCCCCACCCACTACCTCTCCCTCCTGTAA